The genomic DNA GACACCAGCTCTGTCGCCAAAACGATAGTCCCGTTTATACACTGtcgaattttttccaacATAAGGGTTAACATCAACAGCATATACTAATGTGCTCTCAGCCAGCATATATCTTGTTCCGTTTTCGAACTGATTGACCAAAAATGCATCAACAGTGGCATTCGGCATTGGTACTACATCTATTTGAGAAGTCTCATGGTATGCGTGGACAGCAACGTactgaaagagaaagataATCAAGCACGTAAGCCACGAATTAGTGCTTTTGATCGTACCTGCATTAGAAGTACTGTTACGTCTATTACTGTCAATGACCGATGAATTACCGTAAGTAGCACCTTGAATTAAGCCACAATTGTACAGCCAACCTTCCTCATAAGCGGCTGAAGTATTGACGTAACCTTGGTTGCCGCACTCGTACAGGGTCATAGTGCCTTACTTACAGGgtttctctttcttttcctttcgtttctttttgtaaaggAAACAAAATTAATTCGACTGCCTCGAAAAGACGGCCACTATTATTTATACTTCATAAATTGCAGCTGCTGGACCATTCAACTCGACGATATGAGAAGATTGAGCCGTAACAGGCTCGCAGTGGATAGCACCATCATACCACTCTTTCAACTATACAGATTATGATGCAGGAGAGGTCGTTTTTTAATGATGCGGTAGAGTCGTTGGTACTCAGgttcctgaattgtaagGTCGCGCGATGAATCTTCAGTCAATGACTCTTCAAAATGGGCGCGGTTATTCTAAGGGACCTGTGTgactttcttttcttcaccttcatttttgataacaGTCGTTTGATAGTGTTGTTCATAATTCAATGCCATTAtccatttcaaaaaaaaaggagaaGTCACATCTGATCCTTCAGTCAGCACAAAATATCACGGAGGGGCGTATTCAACTCGACAAAATGTCTGCACAATATACAGAAGCAGGCACCTGCCGCACCACACTGTAACACCAGCGAGATGGCAGCTGATTAAAATCGCTTTTTGAAACGGAAATGTTTCCTTGTTTCTCGtgcatcatcttttttgtaGTTCCTGTAGACCTAGCATTGGCACTGCGAGCACTCTAGCAAAGTAAACACGGAGAGCAGGCTGTTGAACATTGTTATAGCAATAACAGCAAAAGGGTCAAATCTATACCACACATGGTTCTCGCTGATGGAAGTTGTGAGTGGTCCTCACGACAGTGGTACTACAAAGTGTGTATCGTTTCACGAGATTCAATCGGCACCTCTAGCCTTTAGGAGCCGGACAGATCGATCCCTTTCTCAATTTATGCACGGCGTTCATAGCTCCTACGTGACCCTACTTCTCCGTGTCCAGATTCTCGAATTGTATCTGTGTCATACTTGGTAACCAATAAGAGTACTCTTACGAGTAGACTGCCATTTTATAgtatttccttttttgtaATCCAATGTCGTTATCCGGTCTGACATTTAGGTGCTTGGAGAAATGTTATTCCATAGAGCTTCTGCGGCGCAAATCTATGTGGTGACCTTTCAGCAGGTCCAAGATCATATCAGAGCTGAACAGAGTCTCAGGATCCAGCTCTACCTCATAATTACTCGCTTCATGCTGCGAAAAGGAAGACCCATAAGCGTAGCTCATcggaaaatttttttgaaataattgaaaaacacTGCAACTATCAAATTTACGAAGGTAAGAATCCTCGATCTTTAGAAGGTTGAGATATCCTATCGATCCTCGAAATGAAAATCATAGAGGCCAGAGACGCTTTTTTCAGTGACTATGAGACTCTGCAATTCCTGTCCAAACTAGAGAGACAGCACCATTGGGATCAGGACTCAATTCTGCAAagtcaaaatcaaaaaaaaaaattgagagtCAAAAGACCCTACAACAATCCAGTGTTACAAAACATCACTAAAAATACCATAGATTATCTGAGTGTTCACAAGGGCGTGATAGCGCAAGATGATGAGCAGGAGCAGTCAGAAGAGTCAAGCAAAAACGCGAAGTCAGCACTGAGCCGACTGAACGATGCGCAATTCAGTGATTTTGTGAAAAGACTCAATGAATTCCAACTTTTCAAAGCAGAAAAGCTACAAATAGTAAATCAATTGCCTTCCTCGATGGTCCATCTCTACGCGGTCGTCGAAGAGTGCGATTCACGTTTTTCAGAGCAACAGGTAGAACAGCTATTGAGCATTATTGCCGACTATCTCTGACAGTGACTAGCATTGCTGAGAGGGACCTACTACTACTAATAATACTTACAATACTAGTCCATGTTGTTGTATATGCATATAGCTCTTaaaaagcttctttttAATATTACTATGTAAAAGCCGTGTCCTGCCACGTGCATGCAACTTTATACTAACCAGATGGTAAAATGACAACCAACATTGgaaaaaagatttaaagaatgaaaaaagatatcATATTTATATTGATAAGTGCCAAGCGTTCTAGCACGCTGTCTACTGCTTTTGAACCAGCAAACCTTTGAAATAGGTGTGAAGTGCGCTGGCAGAATGAAGTTCGGTCAGCAACTTAATAGGTCTTTGATAAGACAATACAGTTATTACTATATATCCTAcgatgatttgaaaaatgagtTGGAGGAGAATTTGGAGAATGCGAATGGTGCATGGACTCACGAATTAGAGACGGATTTCTTAGAATCGCTTGAAGTGGAGTTGGATAAAGTTTACACTTTTTGTAAAGTCAAACATGGTGAAGTTGTCAGACGTGTGGAAGAAGCTCGTGCTCAGGTTCAACATACAGTACGGGCATTAAATTCCAATAACCCGCCAACTGaacttgattttgatttattgGAGGAAGAGTTGAGTGATATTATTGCAGATGTCCATGACATTGCTAAATTTTCCACTCTAAACTATACaggttttcaaaaaattatcaagaagCATGATAAAAAGACaaaatttattttgaaaccGATCTTTCAGATCAGATTAGATTCCAAACCGTTCTTTAAAGAAAATTATGACGACCTGGTGCAGAGAATATCGCAGCTGTATGATATTGTCAGAACAAGGGGTAATCCAATTAAAGGTGATTCCGCAGCGGGTGGTAAGCAGCAAAATTTCGTGAGACAAACCACAAAATACTGGGTTCATCCGGATTATATTACTGAGTTAAAATTGATCATCTTGAAACATCTTCCGGTGTTGGTCTTCAATACTAATAAGGAATTTGAGAGAGAAGACTCTGCAATCACTTCTATTTACTACGATAATGAGGACCTCGATTTGTACTATGGACGTTTGAGAAAGGACGAGGGTGCTGAAGCACATAGACTGAGATGGTACGGTGGCATGTCATCGGACACCATTTTTGTCGAGAGAAAAACTCACAGAGAAGATTGGACCGGTGAAAAATCTGTCAAGGCAAGATTTGCGCTGAAGGAGAGATATATCAATGAATTTATGCATGGTAAATATACTGTTCAGCAAGCTTTCGCAAAAATGCGCAAGGAAGgtaaaaaatcaataaaggaaattgaaaatttggaagCTCTTGCCGTCGAGATCCAATACACAATGTTAAAGAAGAAGCTAAGACCAGTAGTTAGATCTTTTTACAACAGAACTGCTTTTCAATTGCCTGGTGATGCAAGAGTGCGTATCTCTCTTGATACTGAATTAACAATGGTTAGAGAAGACAACTTTGATGGTGTTAACAGAACTAAAGACAACTGGAGAAGAATGGACATTGGTGTCGATTGGCCTTTCAAACAATTGGATGACCGCGATGTTTGCAGATTTCCATACGCCGTTTTGGAAGTTAAGTTACAAACTCAACTTGGTCAGGAACCTCCAGAGTGGATTCGTGAGTTATGCGGATCTCATTTAGTCGAGCCAGTCCCTAAATTCTCTAAATTTATTCATGGTGTTGCAACCTTGCTAAACGACAAAGTTGATTCGATTCCATTTTGGTTACCACAGATGAGTGTTGATATCAAGAAGCCTCCtatcaaaaataatatcaaCATAACCAGACGTGAAAGagaagacgaagatgacgaCGAGGACTATGATGAGGACGACGAAGATGACGCAGCTTTAGTCGCGGCTATGACTGCCACCGGCAACAACTTAGACGTTGAGGAAAGAGCGGGTAATTATGGGTCTATTCCAAACGATTCTTCCACCTCAGAGACAAATACTGCAAACAATGGTCAAAGTGCAAATGCCGTATACTACAGTAGAAAAATAAACACAGCTGGTAATGTAGTGACCAAAAAAGTATATCAAGCAATGGCAGTTTTTGACCACTACCTGAATGGTGATAAAATCAGCAAAATACCTAAAGGTACAGTATTCGATACTCAAGTTAAAGCTCCTCCAGGTAAAACCATTTGTGTACCAGTTCGTGTAGAGCCTAAGGTGTACTTTGCGACAGAAAGGACATTCTTATCATGGTTGTCAATTGCATTGATACTGAGTGGTGTTGCCACTACTTTAGTCACCTATGGTTCCCCAACATCAATGATCGCATCTATTGGGTTCTTCATTACCGCTTTAGTTACTATAGGTCATGCGGTTGCGACCTACGCCAGTAGAGTAGTAAATATCAGACAGAAAAAGGCTATCGATTACGCTGATAGGGTGGGTCCTCCTATGATCTGCGCTTTCCTAATGCTGTCGATagcattttctttcttttgtaATTTGGCCTGAATGTCCTGTTCGTAGGCTGAA from Zygotorulaspora mrakii chromosome 7, complete sequence includes the following:
- the VTC4 gene encoding Vtc4p (similar to Saccharomyces cerevisiae VTC4 (YJL012C); ancestral locus Anc_5.161) — its product is MKFGQQLNRSLIRQYSYYYISYDDLKNELEENLENANGAWTHELETDFLESLEVELDKVYTFCKVKHGEVVRRVEEARAQVQHTVRALNSNNPPTELDFDLLEEELSDIIADVHDIAKFSTLNYTGFQKIIKKHDKKTKFILKPIFQIRLDSKPFFKENYDDLVQRISQLYDIVRTRGNPIKGDSAAGGKQQNFVRQTTKYWVHPDYITELKLIILKHLPVLVFNTNKEFEREDSAITSIYYDNEDLDLYYGRLRKDEGAEAHRLRWYGGMSSDTIFVERKTHREDWTGEKSVKARFALKERYINEFMHGKYTVQQAFAKMRKEGKKSIKEIENLEALAVEIQYTMLKKKLRPVVRSFYNRTAFQLPGDARVRISLDTELTMVREDNFDGVNRTKDNWRRMDIGVDWPFKQLDDRDVCRFPYAVLEVKLQTQLGQEPPEWIRELCGSHLVEPVPKFSKFIHGVATLLNDKVDSIPFWLPQMSVDIKKPPIKNNINITRREREDEDDDEDYDEDDEDDAALVAAMTATGNNLDVEERAGNYGSIPNDSSTSETNTANNGQSANAVYYSRKINTAGNVVTKKVYQAMAVFDHYLNGDKISKIPKGTVFDTQVKAPPGKTICVPVRVEPKVYFATERTFLSWLSIALILSGVATTLVTYGSPTSMIASIGFFITALVTIGHAVATYASRVVNIRQKKAIDYADRVGPPMICAFLMLSIAFSFFCNLA
- the RPC17 gene encoding DNA-directed RNA polymerase III subunit RPC17 (similar to Saccharomyces cerevisiae RPC17 (YJL011C); ancestral locus Anc_5.160), giving the protein MKIIEARDAFFSDYETLQFLSKLERQHHWDQDSILQSQNQKKKLRVKRPYNNPVLQNITKNTIDYLSVHKGVIAQDDEQEQSEESSKNAKSALSRLNDAQFSDFVKRLNEFQLFKAEKLQIVNQLPSSMVHLYAVVEECDSRFSEQQVEQLLSIIADYL